From the Cydia pomonella isolate Wapato2018A chromosome 11, ilCydPomo1, whole genome shotgun sequence genome, one window contains:
- the LOC133522514 gene encoding uncharacterized protein LOC133522514 — MHFVTLVLFCVLCSFSLVSSKYPLRYKNLRTGEAGDDAIDDDVGVNDDGIVALIGENDSNEGVDDDGDELDSYEGKKLSESNENDAVDDDDNKSVADNDSNDAVDDDDNSVADNHKNDAVDGDDDDNGLSGNDRHDAVDDEFNGFADDDDDGKHGGLFLDDENTAINDSVEGKQEIDDAEPSTLSSSHDNNLSSDELKQYQRELAAGDWSEFLGNNHHHEPRYYKDLSRRFIPVFPYVETNIKHTKPTPEQIIQFIMSKKVLRDNEDRDIVPIKAPADIVVAVMKNGTKKYSSKPSEPTEEVIRQYMLRSGDYWDGVWKEEVKPDTILRTKKKKSQKQTLDIQPFTSKLVPGTKLYDLLARIVKKSPKLLYFINNS; from the exons ATGCACTTTGTTACTTTAGTTCTCTTTTGTGTTTTATGTTCGTTTTCTTTAGTCTCTAGTAAATATCCTTTACGTTACAAGAATTTG AGAACAGGAGAAGCAGGGGATGATGCCATTGATGACGATGTTGGCGTTAATGATGATGGTATTGTGGCATTGATTGGAGAGAATGACAGTAATGAAGGAGTTGATGACGATGGCGATGAACTTGATAGCTACGAAGGCAAGAAGTTAAGTGAAAGCAATGAAAACGACGCAGtcgatgatgatgataataaaaGTGTTGCTGATAATGATAGCAACGACGCAGtcgatgatgatgataatagtGTTGCTGATAATCATAAAAACGACGCAGTCgatggtgatgatgatgataatggtCTTTCTGGTAATGATCGACACGACGCAGTCGATGATGAATTTAATGGTTtcgctgatgatgatgatgatggaaaACATGGAGGTTTGTTTCTTGATGACGAAAATACTGCGATCAATGATAGTGTCGAAGGTAAACAGGAAATCGATGATGCTGAGCCCTCAACTTTATCATCCAGTCACGATAATAATCTTAGCAGTGACGAGCTGAAGCAGTACCAACGGGAGCTGGCCGCTGGTGACTGGTCGGAGTTCTTAGGCAATAATCATCATCACGAACCGAGGTATTACAAAGACCTGAGCCGCCGGTTTATTCCAGTCTTCCCTTATGTGGAG ACAAATATTAAACATACAAAACCGACTCCCGAGcaaatcatacaatttattatg TCAAAAAAAGTTCTGAGGGACAATGAAGACAGAGATATAGTACCGATAAAG GCACCAGCGGATATAGTCGTGGCTGTGATGAAAAACGGTACAAAAAAGTATTCCTCTAAGCCCAGCGAGCCTACGGAAGAAGTCATCAGACAGTATATGCTGAGGAGTGGT GACTATTGGGATGGCGTATGGAAAGAAGAAGTGAAGCCAGATACTATTctaagaacaaagaaaaagaaatctcaaaaacaaacattg GATATCCAGCCATTTACATCGAAACTGGTCCCCGGCACCAAATTGTATGATCTACTTGCTAGAATTGTGAAAAAATCACCTAAACTCTTATACTTTATCAACAATTCATAA